The nucleotide window TGCACGAAAGCCGTCACAAGGCAAATGATGAAGCAGAGAGGCGGCAGGATCATCAATATTTCATCGATTGTCGGTGTCAGCGGTAATCCTGGGCAGGCGAATTACGTTGCGGCAAAATCGGGAGTGATCGGACTGACGAAAACAACTGCGAAGGAATTATCGTCAAGAGGAATCACTGTCAATGCCATTGCCCCAGGCTTTATCACGACTGACATGACAGATAAACTGAATGAAGACGTCAAGTCAGAAATGTTGAAGCAAATCCCATTGGCGCGTTTCGGAGAGCCAAAGGATATCGCCCGGACTGTTATCTTCCTTGCCTCAGAAGACGGTGCCTATATGACAGGCCAAACCCTCCACGTCGATGGCGGCATGGTAATGTAGAATCCTGCACACCTGAAAAAGAGCCGGAACAAAATAAAAAGTGATTGCAGCCATTTATTAATTATATAAAATCATCTATAATGGCTTGAGGGGAGGTGAACGAGCATGGCAGACGTTTTAGAACGCGTAACAAAAATTATTGTTGACCGTTTGGGAGTAGATGAATCTCAAGTAACTTTAGAAGCATCTTTTAAAGATGATCTAGGTGCTGATTCCCTTGATGTTGTTGAATTGGTTATGGAATTGGAAGACGAATTCAACATGGAAATTTCCGATGATGACGCTGAGAAAATCGGTACAGTTGGTGACGCTGTGAACTACATAAATAGCCAAGTGTAATTGTTCGATTTACTGAGAAGCTCCGTTTTTAAAAAACGGGGCTTTCTTCTGTAAATAAAGCTCTTGGCTTTCTTCAACAAGGAATCTGCTGGAATCAAACCAAGTTTTTTTGCTTTATGGACATCATTTTTTGTAAACTGTTAGTAGTCTGTATAGAATTGTGTAATCCGCAATTCATAGAAGATCAGCTTTAATTTAGGCTCTTTTCTCAATCTTTGTTGCTATTGCCTAAATAATAGGGTTGAATTACCTTAGATTATTCATACAATTAACGCTTATGCTGAGAAAAGAGCTTGCAAACTTAGTACCGACATACAAAATGGCTATTATCACGTTAAAATCGGCTTTAGGATTTTAACAACAATCTTTACGAAAACAGCTTTAATTTATGAGCAAGGTGGAATTAATCATGCGCAATAATGGCAGAGAAAGAGAAAAGAAGAATATCCGCGCAAAGGACCTGAAATTCAAAGAATTCCAGGATAGGATCGGAATTCATTTTGAAAGTGACAAGCTATTGAAACAGGCTTTTACCCATTC belongs to Mesobacillus sp. AQ2 and includes:
- the fabG gene encoding 3-oxoacyl-[acyl-carrier-protein] reductase produces the protein MRLEGKVALVTGASRGIGREIAFELAREGASVAVNYAGSEAKALEVVDGIKAMGRDAFAIQADVSSSDSVTEMVKETIEHFGKLDILVNNAGITKDNLLMRMKESEWDDVININLKGVFLCTKAVTRQMMKQRGGRIINISSIVGVSGNPGQANYVAAKSGVIGLTKTTAKELSSRGITVNAIAPGFITTDMTDKLNEDVKSEMLKQIPLARFGEPKDIARTVIFLASEDGAYMTGQTLHVDGGMVM
- a CDS encoding acyl carrier protein codes for the protein MADVLERVTKIIVDRLGVDESQVTLEASFKDDLGADSLDVVELVMELEDEFNMEISDDDAEKIGTVGDAVNYINSQV